A single window of Nicotiana sylvestris chromosome 3, ASM39365v2, whole genome shotgun sequence DNA harbors:
- the LOC104228993 gene encoding uncharacterized protein, protein MKSTEKFIKFADDSLRPYVEQNLRVETLRLLSLRDQELASHIDRWLNLVIKLNVRSLEIYAMYNLKYSVPDAIYAAKTLTELSLRGCNFEIDNSTNKLQRLITTCPLIRDLKISRCWGIQNLLVFGLVNLEKLELRSCEGLEKVEIQAPNLREFVYVGVPLHKCPKVREPKLLPCTIDILDGYKTLEYLYLEATTMTDKQFEYRLSKFTALEVLDLRECYIMKNIKVMSEKLKKFTLWNWRNLEQVNVLAPNLVAFDFESGKTCMPFSTMDPSNLERAKINFYLRSSDDSYHFGDVDTSWYNNLQGFVQKFNYSNGLILVIRCRKDQSILIYEDPREIIVPPTRELEICIKNPSMYPEKFTHDLMLGRPNIISIVPCRESKLVQVFQETITRYKAEQNRRLDEVINHKGATENGETSRLYSWLKSTPLIERITTFTFKWKEPPFS, encoded by the exons ATGAAATCCACGGAGAAATTTATCAAATTTGCTGACGATTCCTTGCGCCCCTATGTCGAGCAAAACTTAAGAGTCGAAACACTCCGCCTCCTAAGCCTTCGTGATCAGGAATTGGCTTCTCATATTGATCGGTGGTTGAACTTGGTGATTAAACTTAATGTCAGATCTCTAGAAATTTACGCGATGTATAATTTGAAATATAGCGTGCCTGATGCTATTTATGCAGCTAAGACGCTGACTGAGTTATCGCTACGCGGGTGCAACTTTGAAATAGATAATAGCACCAACAAATTGCAAAGATTAATCACTACTTGTCCGTTAATCAGGGATCTAAAAATAAGTCGTTGTTGGGGGATCCAGAATTTGCTTGTTTTCGGTCTAGTAAATCTGGAGAAATTGGAGCTACGTTCGTGTGAAGGACTCGAAAAGGTGGAAATCCAGGCTCCAAATCTGCGAGAATTTGTATATGTTGGTGTGCCTTTGCACAAGTGCCCGAAGGTACGTGAGCCAAAATTGCTGCCTTGCACAATTGATATTTTAGATGGTTATAAGACTTTAGAATATCTCTACTTGGAAGCTACTACCATGACAGATAAACAATTTGAATATCGGTTATCTAAGTTTACAGCCCTTGAAGTTTTAGATCTCAGGGAATGCTATAtaatgaaaaatataaaagttaTGAGTGAAAAACTTAAGAAATTCACCTTGTGGAATTGGAGGAATTTGGAGCAAGTCAACGTGCTGGCTCCAAATCTGGTGGCGTTCGATTTTGAAAGTGGCAAAACATGTATGCCCTTCTCAACTATGGATCCTTCTAACCTCGAACGAGCCAAAATCAATTTTTATTTGCGGTCATCTGATGATTCTTACCACTTTGGAGATGTGGACACAAGTTGGTACAATAATCTTCAAGGCTTTGTTCAAAAGTTCAACTATTCTAACGGCTTGATATTAGTAATTCGTTGCAGgaag GATCAGAGTATTCTTATTTATGAAGATCCAAGAGAAATTATTGTTCCACCAACTCGAGAACTAGAGATATGCATTAAAAATCCTTCGATGTATCCTGAAAAATTCACACATGATTTGATGCTTGGGCGACCCAACATAATATCCATTGTGCCATGTAGAGAGAGCAAACTAGTCCAG GTGTTCCaggaaacaataacaagataCAAAGCGGAGCAAAATAGAAGACTAGATGAAGTCATTAATCACAAAGGCGCAACTGAAAATGGCGAAACATCCCGTTTGTACTCTTGGCTGAAATCCACGCCCCTAATTGAGCGGATTACCACTTTTACGTTTAAGTGGAAGGAACCTCCTTTTTCTTAG